A window from Vigna angularis cultivar LongXiaoDou No.4 chromosome 7, ASM1680809v1, whole genome shotgun sequence encodes these proteins:
- the LOC108336996 gene encoding uncharacterized protein LOC108336996, with product MEDGESRRRSRLSSYERVAAISLVVLAVASPLYIDHRAESELDDEQSINFAFLLPLLLFVLILATALSAFLDRNFTRFDRHWIHRVGGSSGGIVLILVVLFLVLKCKASV from the coding sequence ATGGAAGATGGAGAaagcaggagaaggagcagACTTTCGTCTTATGAGAGAGTGGCAGCCATAAGCTTGGTGGTTCTAGCAGTGGCTTCTCCTCTCTATATAGACCACAGAGCAGAGAGTGAATTAGATGATGAGCAATCCATAAACTTTGCGTTTTTGTTGCCCTTGCTGCTCTTTGTATTGATTTTAGCCACAGCTTTATCGGCTTTTCTTGATCGCAACTTCACCAGGTTTGATCGCCACTGGATTCATAGAGTTGGTGGTTCTTCTGGAGGTATTGTCTTAATTCTTGTAGTCCTATTTCTAGTGTTGAAGTGTAAAGCGTCTGTGTAA
- the LOC108337896 gene encoding uncharacterized protein LOC108337896, whose amino-acid sequence MKSKSICFCIRGRHSKRKESKVEDLEKHVKPNYKVKTKGCDPRSFVGDGGDSNVHGGSMVGSNDTGVSVAVISAAHMSMSGNEDGCGNGHMGESGADAGGD is encoded by the coding sequence ATGAAAAGCAAAAGCATCTGTTTCTGCATCAGAGGGCGGCACAGCAAGAGAAAGGAAAGCAAAGTGGAAGATTTGGAGAAACATGTGAAGCCTAATTACAAGGTGAAAACAAAGGGGTGTGATCCAAGAAGTTTTGTTGGTGATGGTGGTGACAGCAATGTTCATGGAGGTAGCATGGTTGGTAGCAATGATACAGGAGTTAGTGTTGCTGTGATAAGTGCAGCTCATATGTCAATGAGTGGCAATGAAGATGGATGTGGAAATGGGCATATGGGGGAATCTGGGGCAGATGCTGGTGGTGACTGA